One part of the Magallana gigas chromosome 5, xbMagGiga1.1, whole genome shotgun sequence genome encodes these proteins:
- the LOC105337358 gene encoding uncharacterized protein isoform X1, whose amino-acid sequence MGSNDISAHVYERVISIISKPPHRRTDLEIGQILSWFKKKSDLFRQLKDEIITDIVKNCEFETDEKDDIIIKQGEKGECFFIILSGTVSIYINTNFGPDDETGDTASPEAEEEGSHTGRRNKPLDRSLYGNYVGKIDAGRSFGELALINADCIRNATIIADEKTDLVIVNRDLYKRSLHEFQSKDFEERKRFVDSHAMFDNWLPKYKKQMAMSLRREKVLFDSTIVRQGAPVDGIMFLLSGQVKLLMDPVLHTVQYPNYFPIADPADLERVQAREVLRRELSISPSKQDEVKKWSPTPVSAAPSATESRNKMRSPQVPRHAIEVCNLGAFEIIGDLEAVVDLPTYCYTVKCTQESEVFLLDQKNYDRLIEKRNPKVIDIFKESVREKYRLRLSWLPNKELPLIRYFLYQLREEERSKRDRPLKTTVREPVQDWSVSNLKKGPLIDMFGPGSVFFLIRMKEKQRQLEKERYNGAKKRLQQTRPRNPPQTVPTVDSLAYQMSRENTFVSQLGRTSTAESGFGSGKSQDRSGGLEDDVFNDDSGIESATSRLVCGSSQGRTGDSSPRNDFTFIDTEINEDNLVRLEKRLEAWNSKMTADSQRKRNNKPVKLPRYVHEGALAPIPGKKVFIKPIRKKEVDIIETLKKTMDDSSSTHSMSYRDGEQTDRSATSAVSSARTPADGKGRRHRPCKVSFGQRPIIRRKRAATARQYTAEEYEALKGELRRKQLSFKSILCRPQSAFA is encoded by the exons ATGGGGTCAAACGACATCTCTGCCCACGTGTACGAGCGGGTCATCAGCATCATCAGCAAACCCCCTCACCGCCGGACAGACCTGGAAATAGGACAAATCTTGTCCTGGTTCAAGAAAAAGTCCGACTTGTTCAGACAACTCAAAGACG AGATTATCACAGATATAGTGAAGAATTGTGAGTTTGAAACTGACGAGAAAGATGACATCATTATCAAACAGGGGGAAAAGGGTGAATG TTTCTTCATCATCCTGAGTGGGACAGTGTCCATCTAtatcaacacaaattttggtCCTGATGACGAAACAGGCGACACCGCCTCACCGGAAGCTGAGGAGGAGGGGTCACACACCGGAAGAAGGAACAAACCGTTGGACCGGTCTTTATACGGAAACTATGTTGGTAAAATTG ATGCCGGGCGGAGTTTCGGGGAGCTGGCCCTGATCAATGCCGACTGTATCCGGAACGCCACCATTATTGCCGACGAGAAGACGGACCTTGTTATCGTCAACAGGGACCTGTACAAGCGATCACTGCATGAGTTCCAATCCAAGGACTTCGAGGAGCGCAAGAGGTTCGTGGACAGCCACGCCATGTTTGACAACTGGCTCCCCAAGTACAAGAAGCAAATGGCCATGAGTCTGAGGCGGGAAAAAGTCCTGTTCGATTCCACCATCGTCCGCCAGGGGGCGCCCGTGGACGGGATCATGTTTCTGTTGAG CGGACAGGTCAAGCTGTTGATGGATCCTGTGTTACACACTGTGCAGTACCCAAACTACTTCCCCATAGCAGACCCAGCGGACCTAGAGAGGGTCCAAGCCAGAGAAGTTCTACGCAG GGAGCTGAGCATTTCCCCATCAAAGCAGGACGAGGTCAAGAAGTGGTCCCCGACTCCGGTATCCGCAGCACCTTCCGCCACGGAGAGCAGGAACAAAATGAGGTCCCCTCAGGTCCCCCGACACGCGATAGAGGTCTGTAATCTGGGGGCCTTCGAAATCATAG GTGACTTGGAGGCTGTCGTGGACCTTCCCACCTACTGCTATACAGTGAAGTGTACTCAGGAATCCGAGGTCTTTCTCCTGGACCAGAAAAACTACGATAGACTGATAGAAAAACGCAATCCTAAGGTCATCGACATTTTCAAAGAGTCCGTCCGAGAGAAATACCGACTCAGGTTATCGTGGCTTCCGAACAAAGAACTTCCGCTCATCCGCTACTTCCTGTATCAGCTCCGCGAGGAGGAGCGATCAAAACGAGACCGCCCTCTAAAAACGACGGTCCGGGAACCAGTACAGGACTGGAGCGTGTCCAATCTAAAGAAGGGACCACTGATCGACATGTTCGGACCCGGAAGTGTGTTCTTCCTGATTCGgatgaaagaaaaacaaagacaGCTAGAGAAGGAGCGCTATAATGGCGCCAAAAAGAGGCTGCAGCAAACGCGCCCCAGGAACCCGCCCCAAACTGTGCCGACTGTGGATTCTTTGGCGTATCAGATGTCACGTGAAAATACTTTTGTGTCTCAGTTAGGGCGGACTTCAACTGCAGAGAGCGGGTTTGGTTCTGGTAAAAGCCAGGACAGGAGTGGAGGATTGGAGGACGATGTTTTCAATGACGACAGTGGGATTGAGTCCGCGACCAGTCGGCTTGTTTGTGGAAGTTCACAGGGTCGCACGGGTGACTCGTCGCCAAGAAACGATTTCACGTTCATTGATACGGAAATCAACGAAGATAACCTCGTACGGCTGGAGAAACGACTTGAAGCGTGGAACAGTAAAATGACGGCGGACTCACAACGGAAGAGGAACAATAAACCTGTTAAACTACCTCGATATGTTCACGAG ggTGCTTTGGCTCCAATTCCCGGCAAAAAGGTATTCATCAAACCGATACGGAAGAAGGAAGTCGATATCATAGAAACGCTCAAAAAGACCATGGACGACAGCAGTTCTACTCACTCAATGAG TTACAGAGACGGAGAACAAACCGATCGCAGCGCCACTTCAGCAG TGTCGTCGGCAAGAACCCCGGCAGACGGAAAGGGAAGACGTCATCGGCCGTGTAAGGTGTCGTTTGGTCAGAGGCCCATCATTCGCCGGAAACGG GCAGCCACGGCTAGACAATACACTGCGGAGGAATACGAAGCATTGAAAGGAGAACTTCGCCGGAAGCAGCTCTCTTTCAAATCCATCCTCTGTCGGCCCCAGTCCGCCTTTGCCTAA
- the LOC105337358 gene encoding uncharacterized protein isoform X2 translates to MGSNDISAHVYERVISIISKPPHRRTDLEIGQILSWFKKKSDLFRQLKDEIITDIVKNCEFETDEKDDIIIKQGEKGECFFIILSGTVSIYINTNFGPDDETGDTASPEAEEEGSHTGRRNKPLDRSLYGNYVGKIDAGRSFGELALINADCIRNATIIADEKTDLVIVNRDLYKRSLHEFQSKDFEERKRFVDSHAMFDNWLPKYKKQMAMSLRREKVLFDSTIVRQGAPVDGIMFLLSGQVKLLMDPVLHTVQYPNYFPIADPADLERVQAREVLRRELSISPSKQDEVKKWSPTPVSAAPSATESRNKMRSPQVPRHAIEVCNLGAFEIIGDLEAVVDLPTYCYTVKCTQESEVFLLDQKNYDRLIEKRNPKVIDIFKESVREKYRLRLSWLPNKELPLIRYFLYQLREEERSKRDRPLKTTVREPVQDWSVSNLKKGPLIDMFGPGSVFFLIRMKEKQRQLEKERYNGAKKRLQQTRPRNPPQTVPTVDSLAYQMSRENTFVSQLGRTSTAESGFGSGKSQDRSGGLEDDVFNDDSGIESATSRLVCGSSQGRTGDSSPRNDFTFIDTEINEDNLVRLEKRLEAWNSKMTADSQRKRNNKPVKLPRYVHEGALAPIPGKKVFIKPIRKKEVDIIETLKKTMDDSSSTHSMSVVGKNPGRRKGKTSSAV, encoded by the exons ATGGGGTCAAACGACATCTCTGCCCACGTGTACGAGCGGGTCATCAGCATCATCAGCAAACCCCCTCACCGCCGGACAGACCTGGAAATAGGACAAATCTTGTCCTGGTTCAAGAAAAAGTCCGACTTGTTCAGACAACTCAAAGACG AGATTATCACAGATATAGTGAAGAATTGTGAGTTTGAAACTGACGAGAAAGATGACATCATTATCAAACAGGGGGAAAAGGGTGAATG TTTCTTCATCATCCTGAGTGGGACAGTGTCCATCTAtatcaacacaaattttggtCCTGATGACGAAACAGGCGACACCGCCTCACCGGAAGCTGAGGAGGAGGGGTCACACACCGGAAGAAGGAACAAACCGTTGGACCGGTCTTTATACGGAAACTATGTTGGTAAAATTG ATGCCGGGCGGAGTTTCGGGGAGCTGGCCCTGATCAATGCCGACTGTATCCGGAACGCCACCATTATTGCCGACGAGAAGACGGACCTTGTTATCGTCAACAGGGACCTGTACAAGCGATCACTGCATGAGTTCCAATCCAAGGACTTCGAGGAGCGCAAGAGGTTCGTGGACAGCCACGCCATGTTTGACAACTGGCTCCCCAAGTACAAGAAGCAAATGGCCATGAGTCTGAGGCGGGAAAAAGTCCTGTTCGATTCCACCATCGTCCGCCAGGGGGCGCCCGTGGACGGGATCATGTTTCTGTTGAG CGGACAGGTCAAGCTGTTGATGGATCCTGTGTTACACACTGTGCAGTACCCAAACTACTTCCCCATAGCAGACCCAGCGGACCTAGAGAGGGTCCAAGCCAGAGAAGTTCTACGCAG GGAGCTGAGCATTTCCCCATCAAAGCAGGACGAGGTCAAGAAGTGGTCCCCGACTCCGGTATCCGCAGCACCTTCCGCCACGGAGAGCAGGAACAAAATGAGGTCCCCTCAGGTCCCCCGACACGCGATAGAGGTCTGTAATCTGGGGGCCTTCGAAATCATAG GTGACTTGGAGGCTGTCGTGGACCTTCCCACCTACTGCTATACAGTGAAGTGTACTCAGGAATCCGAGGTCTTTCTCCTGGACCAGAAAAACTACGATAGACTGATAGAAAAACGCAATCCTAAGGTCATCGACATTTTCAAAGAGTCCGTCCGAGAGAAATACCGACTCAGGTTATCGTGGCTTCCGAACAAAGAACTTCCGCTCATCCGCTACTTCCTGTATCAGCTCCGCGAGGAGGAGCGATCAAAACGAGACCGCCCTCTAAAAACGACGGTCCGGGAACCAGTACAGGACTGGAGCGTGTCCAATCTAAAGAAGGGACCACTGATCGACATGTTCGGACCCGGAAGTGTGTTCTTCCTGATTCGgatgaaagaaaaacaaagacaGCTAGAGAAGGAGCGCTATAATGGCGCCAAAAAGAGGCTGCAGCAAACGCGCCCCAGGAACCCGCCCCAAACTGTGCCGACTGTGGATTCTTTGGCGTATCAGATGTCACGTGAAAATACTTTTGTGTCTCAGTTAGGGCGGACTTCAACTGCAGAGAGCGGGTTTGGTTCTGGTAAAAGCCAGGACAGGAGTGGAGGATTGGAGGACGATGTTTTCAATGACGACAGTGGGATTGAGTCCGCGACCAGTCGGCTTGTTTGTGGAAGTTCACAGGGTCGCACGGGTGACTCGTCGCCAAGAAACGATTTCACGTTCATTGATACGGAAATCAACGAAGATAACCTCGTACGGCTGGAGAAACGACTTGAAGCGTGGAACAGTAAAATGACGGCGGACTCACAACGGAAGAGGAACAATAAACCTGTTAAACTACCTCGATATGTTCACGAG ggTGCTTTGGCTCCAATTCCCGGCAAAAAGGTATTCATCAAACCGATACGGAAGAAGGAAGTCGATATCATAGAAACGCTCAAAAAGACCATGGACGACAGCAGTTCTACTCACTCAATGAG TGTCGTCGGCAAGAACCCCGGCAGACGGAAAGGGAAGACGTCATCGGCCGTGTAA
- the LOC105337361 gene encoding uncharacterized protein, which yields MLLSVPREILRTYSSTCVALNARRFSQFASRRSQTSGIFYISPCWLHSKRQVQRSHTRENVAAHADNSSSSLRSVYQNVKETLSRVTEKTEPISSVAELAVRYITVHSLTDFYIECPHGILFDACYVDSHPDGVFCADLKTVVVLPGSPGSHLDVLPLMRPLAKAGHRVITVNFPGYSKTNPILATQDFLFRGATDEKSDFILNFLKELNIERVDLMVGLGSGCYPALDLAASQTWIKSLALVCPRGHRVFRGITPYEQFERMARMYDNRMYRLLLILRLVIIKYVQRKWNMRHVPILHLMKYIVEVANYQFENMETNVFAVASRQLPVTFVYSGQDNAMETEISEELARLLNLKPEEFCRLDTNHNLIFPGKKKLSQGLFIEDGTHNPLETQEHCDVIALMLIDELKRTTKTSS from the exons ATGTTACTGTCTGTACCGCGTGAGATACTTCGGACATATTCTTCGACATGTGTTGCTTTAAATGCTCGCAGATTTTCACAGTTTGCGAGCAGACGTAGTCAGACCTCAGGCATATTCTACATATCTCCGTGCTGGTTACACTCTAAACGACAGGTACAGAGATCACACACCAGAGAAAATGTGGCCGCCCACGCAGACAACAGCTCGTCTTCGTTAAGGTCCGTGTATCAAAATGTAAAAGAGACACTGTCGCGAGTGACCGAAAAAACGGAACCAATCAGTTCTGTTGCTGAACTCGCCGTAAGATATATCACAGTGCACTCACTCACGGATTTCTACATAGAATGTCCCCACGGTATTCTGTTTGACGCCTGTTATGTAGACTCTCACCCAGATGGCGTCTTTTGCGCGGACCTTAAGACCGTGGTGGTACTCCCAGGCAGCCCTGGCTCACACCTTGATGTGTTGCCTCTAATGAGACCCCTAGCCAAGGCCGGTCACAGAGTGATCACTGTTAACTTTCCAG GCTATAGTAAGACTAATCCAATCCTTGCAACACAGGATTTTTTATTCAGAGGAGCTACTGATGAAAAATCTGACTTCATACTTAATTTTCTCAAAGAACTGAACATAGAAAG GGTGGACCTGATGGTCGGGCTTGGTTCTGGGTGTTACCCTGCCTTAGACCTGGCCGCCTCACAGACCTGGATTAAATCTCTAGCACTAGTCTGTCCCAGGGGGCACAGGGTCTTCAG AGGTATTACCCCGTATGAACAGTTTGAGAGAATGGCCCGTATGTATGACAACAGAATGTACCGCTTGTTGCTGATACTGAGGCTGGTGATCATCAAGTACGTACAACGGAAGTGGAACATGCGCCATGTCCCGATACTCCACCTGATGAAATACATAGTGGAAGTAGCCAACTACCAGTTTGAGAAT ATGGAAACAAATGTTTTTGCTGTAGCTAGTCGACAGTTGCCTGTTACGTTTGTGTATTCGGGTCAGGATAACGCCATGGAAACCGAGATTTCTGAAGAGCTGGCCAGACTGCTGAATTTAAAACCTGAAGAGTTTTGCCGACTTGATACAAACCACAACCTTATATTCCCGG GCAAGAAGAAATTATCCCAAGGTTTGTTTATAGAGGATGGGACTCACAATCCACTGGAAACTCAGGAACACTGTGATGTGATAGCATTGATGCTTATAGACGAACTAAAAAGGACTACAAAGACTTCCTCCTGA
- the LOC105337360 gene encoding E3 ubiquitin-protein ligase TRIM45, giving the protein MSVFTSQELSSSNVYHPVMIHSPRVSSKASLRPQIEHVRQKFLECRICRNEYNNNDRKPRVLPCLHSFCDQCVKTLVTRDIIKCSSCKEGYDIPGGDTCNFPVDESREYLINYRKVQSKSGQIICEECDLKKMATSRCRECSQFLCSECTYAHRRTKITKTHGVSSIDDLKEATLEEYQHVHTCKVPGHDDQPFAFFCYSKSCDKAVCALCAVKEHQESKGHEIRSIDDVYLENRRAVEVLTSDLKHRQLSADDTLASIEEIDSKLESQQTSVAEEIDSVFDICQKIVERRRNELKNKLDAIVKAKKNRLQRQTKELGQHKRNMDDASEVAGSVATYSTPSGSLNIKDVIKHRLRDLVEKPFETTPHDNADIKFQQSCLGDEFQKFINSCGAILATSAYPPNTHVEPHDVIIGEKEVAMVVYLFDVDGKQQHEGKVDIRAEVTSPDGKVTQAPVEDYTHSDGCYKVLFLGSKTGKHKGSVYVLGEDVNPEGFFFYVVTGRTHSGATFNRDRLRSVATSTPVSGSRTTSPGVDLVLGDVTCPEFVFDISISHESIEISEDAKSMKAKPLKRSHFGSSNPTESGRLLNYRGTMANVPLYKPGLFYFELAVQYRVTRLIRQGSLFEVALARLGVVDKHQSVDCFPYAWAVCARGCHVCGKVCLQTWHNGQLLTHNALSPRTPSPPGTSVRLRYGFLLDTVKRHWIIVDAKSNKIIFHFKNLVVSELSEPLWPLFGIQNSEHISVVFQLITGNDVNSIPEAATDALAI; this is encoded by the exons ATGTCCGTTTTTACTTCTCA GGAATTGTCTTCTTCGAACGTGTATCACCCAGTGATGATCCATTCACCACGCGTCTCCAGCAAGGCGTCATTGCGTCCACAAATTGAACACGTTAGGCAAAAGTTTCTAGAGTGCAGGATATGTAGGAATGAATATAACAACAATGATAGAAAGCCACGCGTCCTTCCTTGCCTTCACTCCTTTTGCGACCAATGCGTCAAAACACTTGTGACGCGTGACATCATAAAGTGTTCGTCCTGTAAAGAGGGTTACGACATACCCGGGGGCGATACTTGTAATTTTCCTGTAGACGAGAGTCGGGAATATCTTATTAACTACAGGAAGGTTCAGTCAAAGTCTGGACAAATCATTTGCGAAGAGTGTGATCTAAAGAAAATGGCTACAAGCCGATGTCGTGAGTGTTCCCAATTTCTCTGCAGTGAGTGTACCTACGCCCACAGAAGGACGAAAATAACCAAAACTCACGGGGTATCTAGCATCGATGACCTTAAGGAGGCCACGTTGGAGGAGTACCAACACGTGCACACCTGTAAAGTCCCGGGTCATGACGACCAACCATTTGCTTTTTTCTGCTACTCAAAGTCCTGCGACAAGGCTGTATGTGCGTTATGCGCCGTCAAAGAACACCAGGAATCTAAAGGTCACGAGATCAGGAGCATAGACGACGTTTATTTGGAGAACAGACGAGCTGTTGAAGTCCTGACGTCGGACCTTAAACACCGACAACTCTCAGCAGACGACACTCTGGCGTCCATTGAAGAAATCGACTCAAAACTCGAATCACAGCAGACGTCTGTTGCCGAGGAGATCGATTCTGTTTTCGACATATGTCAGAAAATTGTTGAGAGACGGCGAAACGAGCTGAAAAATAAACTAGATGCTATCGTGAAAG CCAAGAAGAATCGGTTGCAGCGGCAAACAAAGGAGCTGGGTCAGCACAAAAGAAACATGGATGACGCTAGCGAAGTCGCCGGAAGTGTTGCCACCTACAGTACGCCGTCCGGAAGTCTGAACATCAAAGACGTCATCAAACACCGACTGAGAGACCTAGTAGAAAAGCCATTCGAAACAACACCTCACGACAATGCGGATATCAAG TTTCAACAAAGTTGTCTCGGTGACGAGTTTCAAAAATTTATCAATAGCTGTGGGGCCATATTGGCAACGTCTGCTTACCCTCCCAACACTCATGTTGAACCCCATGACGTCATCATTGGCGAAAAGGAAGTTGCTATGGTCGTTTATTTGTTCGATGTGGATGGAAAACAACAACATGAAG gaaaGGTTGATATAAGAGCGGAAGTGACTAGTCCTGATGGAAAGGTCACACAGGCTCCAGTGGAAGACTACACGCATTCTGATGGCTGTTACAAAGTCCTGTTCCTTGGGAGTAAGACAGGAAAGCATAAGGGCAGCGTCTACGTGTTAGGTGAAGACGTTAACCCGGAAGGATTCTTCTTCTATGTCGTCACAGGTCGAACCCACAGTGGCGCCACCTTCA aCAGAGATCGACTGAGGAGCGTCGCCACATCCACACCGG TTAGCGGAAGTCGCACCACCTCACCTGGAGTGGATCTTGTTCTTGGTGATGTCACAT GTCCCGAGTTTGTTTTCGACATCTCTATTTCGCATGAAAGCATCGAGATTTCAGAAGATGCAAAGAGCATGAAAGCCAAGCCTTTGAAACGTTCCCATTTTGGAAGTTCCAATCCTACAGAATCCGGGCGTCTCCTCAACTACCGAGGCACGATGGCAAACGTGCCTCTCTACAAGCCGGGCCTGTTTTACTTCGAGTTGGCCGTCCAGTACAGGGTGACCCGACTAATCCGGCAGGGCTCACTGTTTGAGGTGGCCCTCGCTCGCCTAGGCGTAGTAGATAAGCATCAATCTGTTGATTGCTTTCCGTATGCATGGGCGGTCTGCGCACGTGGTTGTCACGTGTGCGGAAAAGTCTGTCTACAGACCTGGCACAATGGCCAGCTGCTTACCCACAATGCCCTATCTCCCAGAACGCCTAGTCCTCCCGGCACCAGTGTGCGCCTGCGCTATGGATTTCTTCTGGATACTGTCAAGCGTCATTGGATTATTGTGGATGCCAAATCCAATAAGATTATATTCCATTTCAAAAATCTCGTTGTCTCTGAGCTGTCGGAACCATTATGGCCTCTTTTTGGCATACAAAACTCTGAGCATATTAGCGTTGTGTTTCAGCTTATTACTGGAAATGACGTAAATAGCATTCCCGAGGCCGCAACTGACGCCTTAGCCATCTAA
- the LOC105337393 gene encoding uncharacterized protein, whose amino-acid sequence MRLPGFCVSVFFCLLSLTRGQIDRSICVPVSNISDASPIPALSESYSTTVEWKLLHNNSTISIDEYVIGMEKLSSIRITQEGHTSRIIYDEANQQYTMLDIVNNQCTTQNYVLDVVLFGNEIWKSTTKQLYQILKQSITVYGGYQTIRSTVVQSWSTCVYLLEYNVTLSATIYFAAEGWPMPFAAPNAMVPVRLELRGSYNNNQTRFHAVGDYVNFLPTPPTNLDNVQIEPGMFCAGRDVGMPILPVPTDFSTVIERVNIHDKQVTYETIWFDSRRKFVRYETKSASGDDVDPTRIVFDFYDGVRYSMDPYTSSCDPPTIIERGDKFVDQTASPITRIQMQSSLDFFKLQNATVQYVGKRYTRKIFCDVWVGLYYDLNIGQNQTVEWYFLGEGWQEGIGTSITPGSLVRFDVWAANSNFPIIHNVHKLNPSQPYLTAFEIGPCFTGPHKRNFVIKFATSGLDLSQVSLNYIRDQIQEILTTQAQLDNLRFSNVAFENFGANDWYFTATLLDKSPVDNNNIFPPVLMKEPLNSAFGFLTGYVDTPWVYNITQPTLNLRLTAMGILPLYYPYDFTTTTTQPTTTGTFLVPTLPVQTTGTSVTTAMPTPPAPPTGPTVKVTTQTTSPTTKLTTSNRSEPCKCPKSTCPNPTTCPTITCPVITTPRPMTSTACPPTTCKCPKVTCPSATTQKPQNMPVYTKVTCPPVTPPPPCTTPVPGSSHLSAQAQQQSSKGVNAGGAVGIALACLAIGAIVGAIVMFVIQKKFPNGFRNRDGYLNPVFDDSSRY is encoded by the exons ATGCGCCTCCCGGGATTCTGTGTCAGcgttttcttttgtttactgTCGCTGACCCGTGGACAGATTGACCGAAGTATCTGTGTTCCGGTCTCCAACATTTCCG ACGCCTCACCGATTCCAGCGCTGTCAGAATCCTACTCCACGACCGTAGAATGGAAGCTTCTCCACAATAATAGTACCATCAGTATTGATGAATACGTCATCGGAATGGAGAAGTTAAGTAGTATACGTATTACACAAGAAGGTCATACGTCACGGATCATCTATGACGAAGCCAATCAGCAGTACACGATGCTTGATATTGTTAATA ATCAATGTACAACACAAAATTACGTTCTTGACGTGGTTTTATTTGGGAACGAGATCTGGAAATCAACGACAAAGCAGTTATATCAGATCTTGAAACAGTCCATTACG GTGTACGGTGGCTACCAAACAATCAGATCCACGGTGGTTCAGAGTTGGTCCACCTGTGTGTATTTACTGGAGTACAACGTCACTCTGTCCGCCACCATCTACTTCGCTG CGGAAGGGTGGCCCATGCCGTTCGCAGCCCCTAACGCCATGGTTCCGGTACGTCTGGAACTCCGGGGGTCCTACAACAACAACCAGACGAGGTTCCACGCGGTGGGTGATTACGTCAACTTCCTGCCCACCCCGCCGACAAACCTGGACAACGTACAG ATAGAACCAGGCATGTTCTGTGCCGGAAGGGATGTCGGGATGCCGATACTTCCGGTACCAACGGACTTCTCCACCGTCATAGAGAGGGTTAATATCCATGACAAGCAGGTCACGTATGAAACG ATTTGGTTTGACTCACGGAGGAAATTCGTTCGATACGAAACTAAATCAGCGAGCGGTGATGACGTAGACCCGACTAGGATCGTGTTCGACTTCTATGACG GGGTGAGGTACTCCATGGACCCATACACGAGCTCTTGTGATCCACCCACGATCATTGAGAGGGGGGACAAGTTCGTGGACCAGACGGCCTCCCCCATAACACGGATTCAGATGCAGAGTTCACTGGACTTCTTTAAGTTACAGAACGCCACGGTCCAGTACGTGGGCAAG AGGTATACGCGGAAGATATTTTGTGACGTGTGGGTGGGGCTCTACTATGACCTGAATATTGGTCAGAATCAAACGGTGGAATGGTATTTTCTTGGG GAGGGATGGCAGGAGGGCATCGGTACCTCCATCACCCCAGGGAGTCTGGTCAGATTTGATGTCTGGGCG GCTAATTCGAATTTCCCTATCATTCACAACGTGCACAAACTTAACCCCTCCCAGCCCTACCTCACTGCGTTTGAGATCGGGCCTTGTTTCACGGGGCCACATAAACGGAACTTCGTCATCAAATTTGCAA CAAGTGGTCTTGATCTGAGTCAAGTGAGTCTGAACTACATCAGGGACCAAATACAGGAAATTCTCACCACGCAAGCGCAGTTGGATAATCTCAGATTCAGCAATGTTGCG TTTGAGAATTTTGGAGCGAACGATTGGTACTTCACCGCCACTCTGCTCGACAAATCGCCCGTGGATAACAACAACATTTTCCCGCCAGTTCTGATGAAGGAACCTCTGAACAGTGCGTTTGGATTCCTGACGGGATATGTGGACACTCCCTGGGTGTACAATATAACTCAACCAACACTG AACTTACGGCTGACAGCGATGGGGATACTTCCGCTGTATTACCCGTACGATTTTACGACAACCACAACTCAGCCAACCACAACCGGGACATTCCTGGTGCCcacacttccggtccaaaccacGGGGACTTCAGTCACTACAGCCATGCCCACACCCCCAGCCCCACCCACGGGGCCTACAGTTAAGGTCACCACCCAGACAACGAGCCCGACAACTAAACTCACAACCAGCAACAGATCGG aacCATGTAAGTGTCCAAAGAGCACATGCCCGAATCCTACAACATGTCCAACAATTACATGTCCGGTGATTACAACTCCGCGGCCGATGACGTCAACAGCGTGTCCTCCTACAACATGCAAATGTCCAAAAGTCACGTGTCCAAGTGCAACAACACAAAAACCACAAAACATGCCAGTATACACAAAAGTCACATGTCCACCGGTTACACCACCACCACCTTGCACCACGCCGGTTCCAGGTTCGAGTCATCTTAGTGCGCAGGCACAACAGCAATCAAGCAAAGGTGTTAACGCAG GTGGGGCGGTAGGAATAGCGTTGGCCTGTCTAGCGATCGGGGCGATCGTAGGCGCCATTGTGATGTTCGTCATACAGAAGAAATTCCCAAACGGCTTCCGGAACAGAGACGGATATCTAAACCCGGTGTTTGACGACAGTAGCCGGTactga